One segment of Gasterosteus aculeatus chromosome 3, fGasAcu3.hap1.1, whole genome shotgun sequence DNA contains the following:
- the wnt9a gene encoding protein Wnt-9a isoform X2, which yields MCRRDPGVAETLREAITMSALECQYQFRFERWNCTLEGRHRANILKRGFKETAFLYAISSAGLTHAMAKACSAGRMERCTCDEAPHLENRKAWQWGGCGDNLKYANKFVKDFLGKRSNKDLRARVDMLNTNVGIKVIKAGVETTCKCHGVSGSCTVQTCWRQLQPFHEIGKQLKQRYETSIKVGSSTNEATGEGEISTGREQQQQQQQQQQQQQPPQQQQPGPSDQTPRTMDLRHIEDSPSFCRPSKYSAGTTARKCYKDKNCDAICCGRGHNTQSSEVTRPCQCQVRWCCYVECKQCTQREEVYTCKG from the exons ATGTGCAGACGCGACCCGGGCGTGGCGGAGACCTTGCGGGAGGCCATCACCATGAGCGCCCTAGAATGCCAGTACCAATTCCGCTTTGAGAGGTGGAACTGCACCTTAGAAGGGCGCCACCGAGCCAACATACTAAAGAGAG GGTTTAAAGAGACGGCCTTCTTGTACGCCATCTCGTCGGCCGGCCTTACCCACGCGATGGCCAAGGCCTGCAGCGCTGGACGCATGGAGCGTTGCACGTGCGACGAGGCTCCGCACTTGGAGAACCGCAAGGCGTGGCAGTGGGGAGGCTGCGGGGACAACCTCAAATACGCAAACAAGTTTGTCAAGGACTTCCTGGGCAAACGCTCCAACAAGGACCTGCGCGCACGCGTGGACATGCTCAACACAAACGTCGGCATCAAG GTGATCAAGGCCGGGGTGGAGACCACTTGCAAGTGCCACGGCGTCTCCGGCTCCTGCACCGTGCAGACCTGCTGGAGGCAGCTCCAGCCCTTCCACGAGATCGGCAAGCAGCTGAAGCAGCGCTACGAGACCTCCATCAAGGTGGGCAGCTCCACCAATGAGGccacgggggagggggagatcTCTACAGGccgggaacaacaacaacagcagcaacaacaacaacaacaacaacaaccgccacagcagcagcagcccggccCGAGCGATCAGACCCCTCGTACGATGGACCTGCGCCACATCGAGGACTCGCCCAGTTTCTGTCGACCCAGCAAGTACTCGGCGGGCACGACGGCCCGCAAGTGCTACAAGGACAAGAACTGCGACGCCATCTGCTGCGGGCGGGGCCACAACACGCAGAGCAGCGAGGTGACCCGGCCGTGCCAGTGCCAGGTGCGCTGGTGCTGCTACGTGGAATGCAAGCAGTGCAcgcagagggaggaggtgtATACCTGCAAAGGGTAA
- the wnt9a gene encoding protein Wnt-9a isoform X1, which yields MLDGHLLLGWLSFTVIVYLLNLPGPTAAYFGLTGNEPLSILPLNSLPEENVGRAHYKLCDRLKLEKKQRRMCRRDPGVAETLREAITMSALECQYQFRFERWNCTLEGRHRANILKRGFKETAFLYAISSAGLTHAMAKACSAGRMERCTCDEAPHLENRKAWQWGGCGDNLKYANKFVKDFLGKRSNKDLRARVDMLNTNVGIKVIKAGVETTCKCHGVSGSCTVQTCWRQLQPFHEIGKQLKQRYETSIKVGSSTNEATGEGEISTGREQQQQQQQQQQQQQPPQQQQPGPSDQTPRTMDLRHIEDSPSFCRPSKYSAGTTARKCYKDKNCDAICCGRGHNTQSSEVTRPCQCQVRWCCYVECKQCTQREEVYTCKG from the exons GCTGACGGGTAATGAACCGCTGTCCATCCTGCCACTGAACTCTCTGCCGGAGGAGAACGTGGGCAGGGCCCACTACAAGCTGTGCGACCGGCTCAAACTGGAAAAGAAGCAGCGCAGGATGTGCAGACGCGACCCGGGCGTGGCGGAGACCTTGCGGGAGGCCATCACCATGAGCGCCCTAGAATGCCAGTACCAATTCCGCTTTGAGAGGTGGAACTGCACCTTAGAAGGGCGCCACCGAGCCAACATACTAAAGAGAG GGTTTAAAGAGACGGCCTTCTTGTACGCCATCTCGTCGGCCGGCCTTACCCACGCGATGGCCAAGGCCTGCAGCGCTGGACGCATGGAGCGTTGCACGTGCGACGAGGCTCCGCACTTGGAGAACCGCAAGGCGTGGCAGTGGGGAGGCTGCGGGGACAACCTCAAATACGCAAACAAGTTTGTCAAGGACTTCCTGGGCAAACGCTCCAACAAGGACCTGCGCGCACGCGTGGACATGCTCAACACAAACGTCGGCATCAAG GTGATCAAGGCCGGGGTGGAGACCACTTGCAAGTGCCACGGCGTCTCCGGCTCCTGCACCGTGCAGACCTGCTGGAGGCAGCTCCAGCCCTTCCACGAGATCGGCAAGCAGCTGAAGCAGCGCTACGAGACCTCCATCAAGGTGGGCAGCTCCACCAATGAGGccacgggggagggggagatcTCTACAGGccgggaacaacaacaacagcagcaacaacaacaacaacaacaacaaccgccacagcagcagcagcccggccCGAGCGATCAGACCCCTCGTACGATGGACCTGCGCCACATCGAGGACTCGCCCAGTTTCTGTCGACCCAGCAAGTACTCGGCGGGCACGACGGCCCGCAAGTGCTACAAGGACAAGAACTGCGACGCCATCTGCTGCGGGCGGGGCCACAACACGCAGAGCAGCGAGGTGACCCGGCCGTGCCAGTGCCAGGTGCGCTGGTGCTGCTACGTGGAATGCAAGCAGTGCAcgcagagggaggaggtgtATACCTGCAAAGGGTAA